One genomic region from Reichenbachiella ulvae encodes:
- a CDS encoding metallophosphoesterase has translation MINKYLYLLIIVGFFACKQVPPSFTFVQLCDTQLGMGGYEHDKASFEQAVKQINALDPAFVVVCGDLVNDASDSSFSDFNSIREGFRMPCYLASGNHDVGNLPTAQSLIYYREKIGDDYYQFEYSDVAFLVTNTQLWKAEVPEESQRHHDWFMESLKANKNKFQSQVVIGHYPLYIDSISEEEAYFNLPSDKRFSLVEAFEQNHVRAYLSGHTHHRMINQYNSIWMVGGDPTSKVFDENPLGFRVWTVSADTLLHDFVALEGFEFSTEK, from the coding sequence ATGATAAATAAATATTTATATCTCCTTATTATAGTAGGTTTTTTTGCTTGTAAACAAGTTCCACCTTCTTTCACCTTTGTGCAGCTCTGTGATACCCAGCTGGGCATGGGGGGCTATGAGCACGACAAGGCGAGCTTCGAACAGGCGGTAAAACAGATCAATGCCTTAGATCCTGCATTCGTAGTGGTATGTGGTGACCTAGTCAATGATGCTTCTGATTCCTCATTTTCGGATTTCAATTCTATCAGAGAGGGCTTTCGTATGCCCTGCTATTTGGCATCCGGCAATCATGATGTAGGTAACCTGCCCACAGCTCAATCTTTGATTTATTACAGAGAGAAGATAGGGGATGATTATTATCAATTTGAATATTCTGATGTGGCCTTTTTGGTGACCAATACTCAACTATGGAAGGCAGAGGTGCCTGAAGAGTCACAACGCCATCATGATTGGTTCATGGAATCATTGAAGGCGAACAAAAACAAATTTCAATCCCAAGTCGTCATTGGGCATTATCCTTTGTACATCGATTCTATATCAGAGGAAGAAGCCTATTTTAACTTGCCATCGGATAAACGATTCTCACTCGTTGAGGCTTTTGAACAAAACCACGTACGTGCCTATTTGAGTGGACATACTCATCATCGAATGATCAATCAGTACAATAGTATATGGATGGTGGGAGGGGATCCTACCAGTAAGGTGTTTGATGAAAATCCTCTGGGGTTCAGAGTATGGACTGTATCGGCTGATACATTATTACATGACTTTGTTGCATTAGAAGGATTCGAATTTTCGACAGAAAAATGA
- a CDS encoding sulfatase-like hydrolase/transferase, whose protein sequence is MRLNLCRRWGVIVIVVIFFCWGCKSISNQKTETPNVLIILTDDMGYGDISAYNESAVSTPAIDRIGKEGVICTDFYVPTPYCAPSRASLLTGRFPLRHGLIHNPTPDAGIDDIGLSSREITLAELLSDAGYKTQCIGKWHLGHKEEYFPTNHGFDDYYGILYSNDMRPVQMIHNLDTVSYPVNQNNLTRDYTNRALDFLEENKDRPFYLQFNHAMPHKPLAVSEEFYTPESPEDLYQDVINELNWSTDMIMNKLEELGVLDQTIVIFMSDNGPWYGGDAGGLKGMKATTWEGGIRVPFMIRFPERFSSDSRVSVPCSSLDVLPTVLTLTQVEPVKLNTLDGQDITDVLNGKCTEHQPVFSLHDDQIMSIRHEDFKLFVKSPRSTRLPLDWIDPRAPDDSTIIARAEQAGPEDYPGVFPLKPKEDIQLFDLSQDRTESKDLSVDKPGRVVNLLQVYEDYRANFQLPNSK, encoded by the coding sequence GTGAGGTTAAACTTGTGTAGGAGATGGGGAGTAATTGTTATAGTAGTGATATTCTTTTGCTGGGGATGCAAGAGTATTTCAAATCAAAAAACGGAAACCCCCAATGTTTTAATCATACTGACAGATGATATGGGGTACGGAGATATATCCGCCTATAATGAATCTGCAGTTTCTACTCCTGCAATTGATCGAATTGGGAAGGAAGGGGTTATTTGTACAGATTTTTATGTTCCCACTCCGTATTGTGCACCTTCCAGAGCCTCATTGCTGACTGGTCGGTTTCCACTTAGACATGGACTGATCCATAATCCGACTCCCGATGCAGGGATTGATGACATAGGGTTGTCCTCCCGAGAAATAACCTTGGCGGAACTTTTGTCCGATGCGGGATACAAAACCCAATGCATAGGTAAGTGGCATCTGGGGCACAAAGAGGAGTATTTTCCTACCAACCATGGATTCGATGATTATTATGGTATTTTATACTCAAATGATATGAGACCAGTCCAGATGATACACAATCTGGACACGGTGAGCTATCCAGTCAATCAAAATAATCTGACCAGGGATTATACAAACAGAGCATTGGATTTTTTGGAAGAAAATAAGGATCGCCCCTTTTACCTCCAGTTCAATCATGCCATGCCTCATAAACCTTTGGCAGTATCAGAAGAATTTTATACACCAGAATCACCAGAGGATTTATATCAGGATGTGATAAATGAGTTGAACTGGTCCACCGATATGATTATGAACAAGTTGGAGGAGTTGGGGGTTTTGGATCAAACGATTGTTATTTTTATGTCGGACAATGGTCCCTGGTATGGAGGCGATGCAGGAGGTCTCAAAGGCATGAAGGCTACCACTTGGGAAGGAGGGATTCGCGTGCCTTTTATGATTCGATTCCCTGAGCGTTTTTCTTCGGACAGTCGAGTATCAGTACCCTGCTCATCATTAGATGTATTGCCTACGGTCCTGACACTCACACAAGTGGAGCCTGTAAAACTTAATACTCTGGATGGGCAGGACATAACAGATGTTTTGAATGGTAAATGCACCGAACATCAGCCTGTATTTAGTCTCCATGATGATCAGATCATGTCCATTCGACATGAAGACTTTAAACTTTTTGTCAAATCTCCACGAAGTACTAGGCTTCCTCTTGACTGGATCGATCCGCGTGCTCCTGATGATAGCACGATTATCGCCAGAGCAGAGCAGGCTGGGCCTGAAGATTATCCAGGGGTATTTCCCTTAAAACCTAAAGAGGATATTCAGTTGTTCGATCTGAGTCAAGATAGAACCGAGTCTAAGGATTTGTCAGTGGACAAGCCGGGCAGGGTGGTCAATCTACTTCAGGTATATGAAGATTATCGAGCCAATTTTCAATTGCCTAATTCAAAGTAA
- a CDS encoding sulfatase, which produces MKKFRIQWLIVFVLSVVGCTQPKDENTTVENSDQNVLFIIVDDLKPTLGSYGDTLAITPNVDRLADMGIQFRNAHCNFAVCGPSRGSFLSGLRPETLGILDNVTPLQSVLGDRVTLPHFFKQNGFETVGIGKTFHDKEPDHEDTKAWDAYFKFTTSELGEKGEKRNLTNGEFPWCYWQAAEGEDIDQQDGQVTQKAVDLISTQRDKPFFLAVGLHKPHDPFVAPKKYFDMYPLENCTPPSLPEDWERAYPYSLPGWSEVFDKMTEQDQREFIRSYYACTSFMDAQVGRMLDALEETGQLDNTLIVLIGDHGYHLGEHGWWNKVTVYEEGTNAPMIIAGNAVKNKGVETEALVEFIDIYPTLIDVMGIEGAPEHLQGESFATVLATPTADFKEAVYAVTKRGDMLGRMVKTKQWRYIEWDGGEQGKELYHQTEDPQEYQNLALDPNYQAQIEKLSSLLRNKEI; this is translated from the coding sequence ATGAAGAAATTCAGAATTCAATGGTTAATCGTATTCGTTTTATCAGTAGTGGGTTGTACCCAACCAAAAGATGAAAACACAACTGTAGAAAACTCTGATCAAAATGTACTTTTCATCATCGTAGACGACTTGAAACCGACTTTAGGTAGTTATGGTGATACGCTGGCCATTACACCCAATGTGGATCGCTTGGCTGATATGGGGATTCAGTTCAGAAATGCCCACTGCAATTTTGCAGTGTGTGGACCAAGTAGAGGTTCTTTTTTATCCGGTCTCAGACCCGAAACTCTGGGTATTCTCGACAATGTTACTCCTTTACAGTCTGTTCTGGGAGATAGAGTGACTTTGCCTCATTTTTTTAAGCAGAATGGATTTGAAACAGTAGGAATCGGGAAGACATTTCATGACAAAGAACCAGATCATGAAGATACCAAGGCATGGGACGCTTATTTTAAATTCACTACCTCCGAGTTAGGAGAAAAAGGAGAAAAGCGAAACTTGACCAATGGAGAATTTCCATGGTGCTATTGGCAGGCTGCTGAAGGAGAAGATATTGATCAGCAGGATGGTCAGGTCACCCAAAAGGCCGTGGACCTGATCAGTACCCAAAGAGACAAGCCTTTCTTTTTAGCTGTAGGGCTGCACAAACCACATGATCCATTTGTTGCTCCCAAAAAGTATTTTGACATGTATCCACTAGAAAATTGCACACCTCCATCCTTGCCGGAGGACTGGGAGCGAGCGTACCCTTATTCCCTACCTGGGTGGTCAGAGGTGTTTGATAAAATGACCGAGCAGGATCAGCGTGAGTTTATTCGCTCTTACTATGCCTGCACCTCATTTATGGATGCACAGGTAGGACGTATGCTGGATGCTTTGGAAGAGACGGGACAGTTGGACAATACTCTCATCGTTTTGATAGGTGATCATGGTTATCACCTGGGCGAACACGGCTGGTGGAACAAGGTAACGGTATATGAAGAAGGTACCAATGCACCCATGATCATTGCTGGCAATGCGGTGAAAAATAAAGGGGTTGAGACAGAGGCATTGGTGGAGTTCATAGATATATACCCTACTTTGATAGATGTGATGGGAATCGAAGGTGCTCCAGAGCATCTTCAGGGTGAGAGTTTTGCTACAGTGCTAGCTACCCCGACGGCAGATTTCAAAGAGGCCGTTTACGCAGTGACCAAAAGGGGAGATATGCTGGGACGAATGGTAAAAACAAAGCAATGGAGATACATCGAATGGGATGGGGGTGAGCAGGGAAAAGAACTGTATCACCAGACTGAAGATCCGCAGGAATATCAGAATCTGGCACTAGATCCTAACTATCAGGCACAAATAGAAAAGTTGTCCTCTTTACTTCGAAACAAAGAAATATAA
- a CDS encoding sugar phosphate isomerase/epimerase family protein, with product MILKVLTFKNFIVLIGISLATYGCKTRLSWDQPKSKHWQLNSYNFGGLELLSAADQVDLLRSSGYDGIVLRVARPENFEMLPEFLAYADTFDDFAVDAAFVRYNFNDSIESRERWRVVVDQIADKQIQLWVIFGKKEVGFGDDFVEAKLREILEYAKPRGVEVILYPHSDCYFESAEEALPLVERINDSQLNLAFHLYHEVRAHNGARIDQVLDRIQHRLGAVTLAGTDSVADYRSSLTRDSTTIKALGQGTFDVDLLLIEIQKIGYSGNIALMNFGIKQAPAVYLKNNSKIMKEYMD from the coding sequence ATGATCCTTAAGGTATTGACCTTCAAAAATTTCATAGTCTTGATAGGCATTAGTCTTGCAACGTACGGTTGCAAGACACGCCTGTCTTGGGACCAACCAAAGTCGAAACATTGGCAGTTGAATAGCTACAATTTTGGAGGGCTGGAGTTGCTCTCTGCGGCAGATCAGGTCGATTTGTTGAGATCTTCAGGATATGATGGGATTGTCTTGAGAGTGGCCAGACCCGAAAATTTTGAAATGCTGCCGGAGTTTCTCGCCTATGCGGATACATTCGATGACTTTGCGGTAGATGCGGCTTTTGTACGTTATAATTTTAATGATTCCATCGAATCAAGAGAAAGATGGCGAGTGGTAGTAGATCAGATCGCTGACAAGCAAATCCAGCTTTGGGTCATATTTGGGAAAAAGGAAGTTGGATTCGGAGATGACTTTGTAGAGGCTAAATTGCGAGAAATACTAGAGTATGCAAAGCCGAGAGGAGTGGAAGTGATTTTATATCCTCATAGTGATTGCTATTTCGAATCGGCAGAAGAGGCTTTGCCTCTGGTTGAAAGAATCAATGACAGTCAGTTGAACCTGGCATTTCATCTCTACCACGAAGTGCGTGCACACAATGGTGCTCGGATAGATCAGGTCCTGGATAGGATACAGCATCGACTAGGAGCAGTGACCCTGGCAGGGACCGATTCTGTGGCGGATTACAGGTCTTCCCTCACCCGAGATAGCACTACGATCAAAGCATTAGGTCAGGGAACTTTTGATGTCGACCTGTTGCTTATCGAAATTCAAAAGATAGGATACTCGGGAAACATAGCTTTGATGAATTTTGGTATCAAACAAGCCCCGGCAGTCTATTTGAAAAACAATTCTAAAATCATGAAAGAATACATGGATTAA
- a CDS encoding helix-turn-helix domain-containing protein, with product MEVICLQSRALDLLITKVLDEAKERLDNLNKRWLNHEETMSLLNIKSKSTLQKLRDAGSIRFSQPERKIILYDRESIEQYLEANARETF from the coding sequence ATGGAGGTAATATGTTTGCAGTCCAGAGCACTGGATTTGCTAATCACAAAAGTTCTGGATGAAGCGAAAGAACGTCTAGACAATCTCAACAAAAGGTGGCTCAATCATGAAGAGACAATGAGCCTTCTAAACATCAAATCAAAATCAACACTGCAGAAGCTTCGAGATGCTGGGAGTATTCGTTTTTCACAGCCAGAGAGGAAGATCATATTGTATGATCGTGAGTCTATCGAGCAGTATTTGGAAGCTAACGCAAGAGAAACATTTTAA